Proteins from a single region of Nitrospinota bacterium:
- the ileS gene encoding isoleucine--tRNA ligase has protein sequence MDYKDTLNLPVTDFPMKANLAVKELEILDRWKEMDLYGMIRGNRAGAPRFILHDGPPYANGNIHSGHALNKILKDIIVKAKTMAGMDAPYVPGWDCHGLPIEHMVDKQLGKAKLGMTPLEVRAKCREYAAKYVDIQREEFKRLGVLGDWERPYLTMNPEYEAATVRELAKFAANGGLYRGFKPVHWCPSCRTALAEAEVEYADKTSPSVYVKFKLDGEDAEKLGLPAGSTFVVIWTTTPWTIPANLAVCLHPDFTYRAVKTGGDTLIIAEDLVEPCMKAFGVESHSTVKTFKGSEMDRMTARHPFLDKDSLVINGTHVTLEQGTGCVHTAPGHGQEDYFIGLEYGLEVYNPVDEAGKFKADTPFFAGQKVWDANASVTTLLTEKGALLKQEKLSHSYPHCWRCHNPVIFRATAQWFISMETNGLRAKSLSAVRNVKWVPAWGEERIYGMVENRPDWCLSRQRAWGVPIIAFYCAECGEALLTPEVADHVAGLMEKEGVDIWFERPAADLLPKGSKCGKCGHGAFTQGKDILDVWFDSGVSHAIVMEKDKRLTWPADLYLEGSDQHRGWFHSSLLESVGTRGAAPYRQVLTHGYVVDGAGKKMSKSLGNTIAPQTVIDRYGAEIVRLWVASEDYRDDIRLSNDILTRLTEAYRKIRNTIRFMLGNVSDFDPAGNFVPLKDRDGLDRVIIFKFRKMARRVMEAYERYEFHVFYHAMHNFCVSDLSAFYLDIIKDRIYTYPKGSKERRAAQSTLWELLEGMLPLMAPVLSFTAEEAWTYMPGGAAKKNASVHLGRFPETQTDDGAEALITEWDRIIAIRGEVTRALESARKEKLIGHSLDAKLELSMFSADRELMERHRADLPFIFIVSQAALTDNPSPENQFRSEAVPGLAVSVAKADGVKCERCWNYSVGVGKSAGHPTVCPRCAAHLA, from the coding sequence ATGGATTACAAGGATACTTTGAATCTTCCCGTCACAGATTTCCCCATGAAGGCGAACCTCGCCGTCAAGGAGCTGGAAATTCTGGACAGATGGAAGGAAATGGACCTTTACGGCATGATCCGCGGCAATCGCGCAGGGGCGCCCCGCTTCATCCTGCACGACGGCCCCCCATACGCCAACGGGAACATCCATAGCGGCCACGCGCTAAACAAGATACTAAAGGACATCATAGTGAAGGCCAAGACCATGGCCGGGATGGACGCCCCTTATGTGCCGGGGTGGGACTGCCATGGGCTTCCCATCGAGCATATGGTGGACAAGCAGCTTGGCAAGGCCAAGCTTGGCATGACGCCGCTCGAAGTACGGGCCAAATGCCGCGAATACGCCGCCAAATACGTGGACATCCAGCGGGAGGAATTCAAGCGGCTGGGCGTGTTGGGGGACTGGGAAAGGCCGTACCTGACCATGAATCCCGAATACGAGGCGGCCACCGTGCGCGAACTGGCCAAATTCGCCGCCAACGGCGGGCTTTACCGGGGTTTCAAGCCGGTCCACTGGTGCCCCTCATGCCGCACGGCGCTGGCGGAGGCGGAGGTGGAATACGCGGACAAGACTTCGCCATCGGTCTATGTGAAGTTCAAGCTTGACGGAGAGGACGCGGAAAAACTTGGGCTGCCGGCCGGCTCCACCTTCGTGGTCATATGGACCACCACGCCGTGGACCATTCCGGCCAACCTGGCCGTGTGCCTGCATCCTGATTTCACATACAGGGCGGTCAAAACCGGGGGGGACACCCTGATAATCGCCGAGGACCTGGTGGAACCGTGCATGAAAGCGTTCGGCGTGGAGAGCCATTCGACGGTGAAAACCTTTAAAGGCTCCGAGATGGACAGGATGACGGCGCGCCATCCGTTCCTGGACAAGGACTCGCTGGTGATAAACGGGACGCACGTGACGCTCGAACAGGGGACAGGCTGCGTCCACACCGCCCCCGGCCACGGTCAGGAGGACTATTTTATAGGGCTTGAGTATGGGCTGGAAGTTTACAACCCGGTGGACGAAGCGGGAAAATTCAAGGCGGACACGCCGTTCTTCGCCGGCCAGAAGGTGTGGGACGCCAATGCGAGCGTGACGACCCTTCTCACCGAAAAAGGGGCGCTGTTAAAGCAGGAAAAGCTGAGTCACTCGTATCCCCACTGCTGGCGGTGCCACAACCCGGTGATTTTCCGGGCCACGGCGCAATGGTTCATATCCATGGAGACCAACGGGCTGCGCGCCAAGTCCCTGTCGGCGGTGAGGAACGTCAAATGGGTCCCCGCATGGGGCGAGGAGAGGATATACGGGATGGTGGAAAACCGGCCGGACTGGTGCCTTTCGCGCCAGCGGGCCTGGGGCGTGCCGATAATAGCGTTCTATTGCGCCGAATGCGGCGAAGCGCTGCTCACGCCGGAAGTGGCGGACCATGTGGCGGGGCTCATGGAAAAGGAGGGGGTGGACATATGGTTTGAACGGCCTGCCGCCGACCTTCTCCCCAAAGGCTCAAAATGCGGCAAATGCGGCCATGGCGCATTCACCCAGGGCAAGGACATACTCGACGTGTGGTTTGACTCCGGGGTCTCCCACGCCATCGTGATGGAAAAGGACAAGCGGCTCACCTGGCCTGCCGACCTTTACCTGGAGGGGAGCGACCAGCACAGGGGATGGTTCCACTCCTCCCTGCTCGAATCGGTGGGAACTCGCGGAGCCGCGCCATACAGGCAGGTGCTCACCCACGGATATGTGGTGGACGGGGCGGGGAAAAAGATGAGCAAATCGTTGGGCAACACCATCGCCCCCCAGACCGTGATAGACAGGTACGGCGCGGAGATAGTGCGGCTTTGGGTGGCCAGCGAGGACTACCGGGACGACATCCGCCTGTCCAACGACATCCTGACACGGCTGACCGAAGCGTACCGCAAGATACGCAACACCATCAGGTTCATGCTCGGCAACGTTTCGGATTTCGACCCGGCGGGGAATTTCGTCCCGTTGAAGGACCGGGACGGGCTCGACCGGGTGATCATCTTCAAGTTCCGCAAAATGGCCCGCCGGGTGATGGAGGCGTATGAACGGTACGAGTTCCACGTGTTCTACCACGCGATGCACAACTTCTGCGTGTCGGACTTAAGCGCGTTCTATCTGGACATCATCAAGGACAGGATTTACACCTATCCGAAGGGCTCGAAGGAACGGCGCGCGGCGCAGTCCACCCTTTGGGAGCTTCTGGAGGGGATGCTGCCGCTGATGGCGCCGGTGCTATCATTCACCGCCGAGGAGGCGTGGACATACATGCCCGGAGGCGCGGCCAAAAAGAACGCAAGCGTCCACCTGGGACGTTTCCCCGAAACGCAGACAGACGATGGCGCCGAGGCGCTTATCACCGAGTGGGACAGGATCATCGCCATACGCGGGGAGGTGACCCGCGCCCTGGAATCGGCCCGCAAGGAAAAGCTCATCGGCCACTCGCTGGACGCGAAGCTGGAGCTTTCGATGTTCTCCGCGGACAGGGAGCTTATGGAAAGGCACAGGGCGGACCTTCCGTTCATCTTCATTGTCTCGCAGGCGGCGCTCACGGACAATCCTTCGCCGGAGAACCAGTTTCGAAGCGAGGCGGTTCCGGGGCTTGCGGTGTCGGTGGCCAAGGCCGACGGGGTGAAATGCGAACGGTGCTGGAACTATAGCGTGGGCGTGGGCAAGTCCGCCGGACATCCCACGGTATGCCCCCGCTGCGCGGCGCACCTGGCGTAA
- a CDS encoding response regulator, which yields MVHDLPILLVEDDVVDVKTVKRAFKENRITNPLYIAGNGEEALAFLRREGQFNNPEAAPRPGIILLDLNMPVMNGIEFLKVVKADEDLKRIPVIVLTTSKEENDRVNSYNLSVAGYIIKPVEFDKFVEAVKTIKLYWSLSLLPDNGGGA from the coding sequence ATGGTTCACGATCTGCCCATTCTGCTCGTTGAGGACGACGTTGTGGACGTTAAGACCGTGAAAAGGGCCTTCAAGGAGAACAGGATCACCAATCCGCTGTACATCGCCGGGAACGGCGAGGAGGCGCTGGCTTTCTTGCGCCGGGAAGGGCAGTTCAACAACCCGGAGGCCGCCCCCCGGCCCGGCATAATCCTGCTGGACCTGAACATGCCGGTGATGAACGGAATAGAGTTCCTGAAGGTGGTCAAGGCGGACGAAGACCTCAAAAGGATTCCCGTGATAGTGCTCACCACCTCCAAGGAGGAAAATGACAGGGTAAATTCCTACAATTTAAGCGTTGCCGGGTATATTATTAAGCCCGTGGAATTCGACAAATTCGTGGAAGCCGTGAAAACGATAAAGCTGTACTGGAGCCTTTCCCTGCTGCCTGACAATGGAGGCGGGGCCTGA
- a CDS encoding cbb3-type cytochrome c oxidase subunit I, with the protein MFGLARRYVKTALLFFLCGLALGGWTLASQLAGWAVNPVIISAHTHLTLFGFVIMLIMGVAYWMFPRPAREDLRYSPRIAEINYWLITIGTAMRAAGELSMAVWPSGHFWAPVAAGGALQIGSGVLFCWNIWSRIRAVGSQAREASGERF; encoded by the coding sequence ATGTTCGGACTTGCGCGCCGCTATGTGAAGACGGCGCTTTTGTTTTTCCTGTGCGGCCTGGCCCTTGGAGGCTGGACGCTCGCCTCCCAACTGGCCGGGTGGGCGGTAAATCCCGTTATAATCTCGGCCCACACCCATCTTACCCTGTTCGGCTTTGTCATCATGCTCATCATGGGGGTGGCCTACTGGATGTTCCCCCGCCCCGCCAGGGAGGACCTGCGCTACAGCCCGCGCATTGCGGAGATAAATTACTGGCTGATCACCATCGGCACCGCCATGCGCGCCGCCGGCGAGCTTTCTATGGCGGTCTGGCCCTCCGGCCACTTTTGGGCGCCTGTGGCGGCGGGGGGAGCCTTGCAGATCGGTTCGGGCGTATTGTTCTGCTGGAACATCTGGTCGCGCATCCGCGCGGTTGGGAGCCAGGCGCGGGAAGCTTCCGGAGAGAGGTTCTAG
- a CDS encoding response regulator: protein MGEEKLRVLLVDDDKIDRMAIERLVREKGLPYDLVMAGSLAEAMERISERVFDVVMLDYMLGDGTGLDILRKVKDTPVLFVTGSGDEGVAVTAMKMGAYDYLIKDPERRYLAVLPETISKVVERRKAEDAVRKLSRVVEQAADSVMITDVNGAIEYVNPSFELLTGYSLGEVAGQNPRMLKSGVHDNLFYAGLWGSIMSGSAFRGEVYNKKKSGDIYCCESMITPIKDASGRITHFVATSRDITERKSAEMELRKAKEAAEEATKLKDKFVSLVSHDLRSPLSSVMSLLNLVRTSRGQTLDADTKNILETSTKSLEKMVNLIEELLNISRLKTGKLKPRPRFFDGSEMAGAIVAIYENAAKVKQIKVVNEVPAGTRLFADMTLFQEVLENLASNAVKFCSAGDTIKLFIPAGEPSTVAVSDTGEGIDPVTAKRIFNYEDKTSTIGTAGEVGTGLGLPLSRDIMLAHGGWLSVESEKGMGAVFHALLPDIKPRVMLVEDEGLVRQIMADMLTTSGLEVIQAADGEEALEKIKTARPHIVVTDLMMPRMDGFELIRLLKENPEYRDIPIITLTGAGQTHMDRALSLGADDFVTKPARRTEMIPRLQRLIGVF, encoded by the coding sequence ATGGGCGAGGAGAAACTGCGCGTCCTTCTGGTGGACGACGATAAAATAGACCGCATGGCCATCGAAAGGCTGGTGCGTGAAAAGGGGCTGCCATACGACCTGGTGATGGCCGGGTCCCTTGCCGAGGCGATGGAGAGGATAAGCGAGCGCGTCTTCGACGTGGTGATGCTCGACTATATGCTAGGCGACGGCACTGGGCTTGACATCCTGCGCAAGGTGAAGGACACGCCGGTGTTGTTCGTCACCGGCTCCGGGGACGAGGGGGTGGCCGTCACAGCCATGAAGATGGGGGCCTACGACTACCTGATAAAGGACCCGGAAAGAAGGTACCTTGCCGTCCTCCCTGAGACGATCTCCAAGGTGGTGGAAAGGCGGAAGGCGGAGGACGCGGTCCGCAAGCTGTCGCGGGTGGTGGAGCAGGCGGCCGACAGCGTCATGATAACCGACGTCAACGGCGCGATAGAGTATGTCAACCCTTCCTTTGAATTGCTCACAGGCTACTCGCTTGGCGAGGTGGCGGGGCAGAACCCCCGCATGCTCAAGTCCGGCGTGCACGACAATCTGTTCTACGCCGGGCTGTGGGGCTCTATAATGTCCGGATCGGCCTTCCGGGGCGAAGTGTACAACAAAAAGAAAAGCGGAGACATATATTGCTGCGAGTCCATGATCACGCCGATCAAGGACGCCTCCGGCAGGATAACCCACTTTGTCGCCACCTCCAGGGACATAACCGAGCGCAAGAGCGCGGAGATGGAACTGCGCAAGGCCAAGGAGGCGGCCGAGGAGGCCACCAAGCTTAAGGACAAGTTTGTGTCTCTCGTCTCGCACGACCTGCGTAGCCCCCTTTCCTCCGTGATGTCGCTTCTTAACCTTGTGAGGACCAGCCGCGGCCAAACCCTGGACGCCGACACGAAGAACATCCTGGAGACTTCGACCAAGTCCCTCGAGAAAATGGTGAATCTTATAGAGGAACTGCTCAACATAAGCCGCCTGAAGACGGGGAAACTAAAGCCCAGGCCCAGGTTCTTCGACGGATCGGAGATGGCGGGGGCCATTGTGGCCATTTACGAGAACGCCGCCAAGGTCAAGCAGATAAAAGTGGTCAACGAAGTTCCTGCTGGGACGCGGCTTTTCGCCGACATGACCCTGTTCCAGGAAGTGCTGGAGAACCTGGCGTCCAATGCGGTGAAATTCTGTTCCGCCGGGGACACCATAAAGCTTTTCATCCCCGCCGGGGAGCCTTCCACGGTGGCGGTTTCCGACACTGGCGAAGGGATAGACCCTGTGACGGCCAAGCGTATATTCAACTATGAGGACAAGACCTCCACCATCGGCACCGCCGGAGAGGTGGGCACCGGGCTTGGGCTTCCCCTTTCCAGGGACATAATGCTGGCCCACGGCGGATGGCTTTCCGTGGAGTCGGAAAAGGGGATGGGGGCTGTGTTCCACGCCTTGCTTCCGGACATAAAGCCCAGGGTGATGCTGGTGGAGGACGAAGGGCTGGTCCGGCAGATCATGGCGGACATGCTTACAACCAGCGGCCTTGAAGTGATCCAGGCGGCGGACGGCGAGGAAGCGCTTGAAAAGATCAAGACCGCCAGGCCGCACATCGTGGTGACGGACCTGATGATGCCCAGGATGGACGGCTTCGAGCTTATCCGCCTGCTCAAGGAAAACCCGGAATACAGAGACATCCCCATCATCACCCTCACCGGGGCCGGGCAGACGCATATGGACAGGGCCTTGTCGCTGGGGGCGGACGATTTTGTGACCAAGCCGGCCCGGCGCACGGAGATGATTCCCCGCCTGCAGCGGCTTATCGGCGTGTTCTAG
- a CDS encoding PAS domain S-box protein: protein MINFFPIDEREDRFDPCHNWHKQIGVRIVTENVNAKMCQILGRERPEIVGRSIFDPSFVDEENAAVYANQIKARRRGEGGSYEINLRNASGEKVPVQVEAIPSKVQKETGRVLQSLGMFVDLTDRKKAEEQREYLISELNRANEELKDFAYIVSHDLKAPLRAISSLAEWIVKDYSDVIDEDGRENLALLLARTRRMNNLIEGILRYSRVGRLKPEKGEQDTMKIVRVVIDSLAPPKDVAVTVDGALPPVVYDKTHLEQVFQNLISNAIKHIGKPRGQVTVSCQDGGEKWEFHVKDDGVGIEEKHFDRIFKIFQSLKPRDEVESTGIGLTLVKKIIETNGGKIWVQSVVGEGSEFIFTIPKQDALAQESEQETTARLEER, encoded by the coding sequence GTGATAAACTTTTTCCCGATAGACGAGAGGGAGGACAGGTTCGACCCCTGCCACAATTGGCACAAGCAGATAGGGGTGAGGATCGTCACCGAAAATGTGAACGCGAAAATGTGCCAGATCCTTGGCCGCGAAAGGCCGGAGATCGTGGGGCGCTCCATTTTCGACCCGTCTTTCGTGGACGAAGAAAACGCCGCCGTTTACGCCAACCAGATAAAGGCCAGGAGACGCGGGGAAGGAGGCTCTTACGAGATAAACCTGCGCAATGCCTCCGGGGAGAAGGTCCCGGTGCAAGTGGAGGCGATACCCTCCAAGGTGCAAAAGGAGACCGGCCGGGTGCTGCAAAGCCTCGGGATGTTTGTTGATTTGACCGACCGCAAGAAGGCCGAGGAGCAGCGCGAATACCTTATATCGGAGCTTAACCGGGCCAACGAGGAGCTCAAGGACTTCGCCTACATCGTCTCCCACGACCTTAAGGCGCCGCTTCGCGCCATCAGCTCCCTGGCGGAATGGATCGTCAAGGATTACTCCGATGTGATAGACGAGGACGGCCGCGAAAACCTGGCGCTCCTGCTTGCCAGGACCCGGCGTATGAACAACCTGATCGAGGGGATCCTGCGCTACTCCCGCGTAGGCAGGCTCAAGCCGGAGAAAGGGGAGCAGGACACGATGAAGATCGTCCGGGTGGTGATAGACTCGCTGGCCCCGCCAAAGGACGTGGCTGTGACGGTGGATGGGGCTCTGCCTCCCGTCGTCTATGACAAGACGCATCTGGAGCAGGTGTTCCAGAATCTGATAAGCAACGCCATAAAGCACATCGGAAAGCCCCGGGGGCAAGTGACGGTGAGTTGCCAGGACGGCGGGGAGAAGTGGGAATTCCACGTCAAGGACGACGGCGTGGGGATAGAGGAAAAACATTTTGACCGGATATTCAAGATATTCCAGAGCCTCAAGCCCCGGGACGAGGTGGAGTCCACCGGGATCGGGCTTACGCTTGTGAAAAAGATAATTGAGACCAATGGCGGCAAAATATGGGTACAATCCGTGGTGGGCGAGGGGAGCGAGTTCATTTTCACCATCCCTAAACAGGACGCCCTGGCTCAAGAGTCCGAACAGGAAACAACGGCGAGATTAGAGGAGAGATAA
- a CDS encoding PAS domain S-box protein translates to MKISELTLEPSQTGYPSPGRLLMVVAGAIFIAEAAIMIAFSMLPPFEPGIETALDATALTLVAFPVLYLGFYKPFESFLGELKTANERVTRFATAIEQGAEAIVITDTSGSIQYVNPAFERLTGYTQAEAIGQNPRILKSGEHGPEFYKDMWSTIKSGKVWKGEIISRKKDGTFFYEDVRISPVKNPEGEVTNFVAVKLDITERKKAEWEKEDHLYRLRELSEYSRNLIENAPVGA, encoded by the coding sequence ATGAAAATAAGCGAACTTACGCTCGAACCTTCGCAGACGGGATACCCAAGCCCCGGGCGGCTGCTCATGGTGGTGGCGGGGGCCATCTTCATCGCGGAAGCTGCGATAATGATCGCTTTTTCCATGCTCCCCCCCTTCGAGCCGGGGATCGAAACGGCGCTGGACGCCACGGCCCTGACGCTGGTGGCGTTTCCAGTCCTTTATCTGGGATTTTACAAGCCGTTTGAATCGTTCCTCGGCGAGCTGAAGACAGCCAACGAGCGGGTCACCCGTTTTGCCACCGCCATCGAACAGGGGGCGGAGGCCATCGTTATAACCGATACCAGTGGAAGTATCCAGTACGTCAACCCGGCCTTCGAGCGGCTGACCGGATATACGCAGGCAGAGGCCATCGGGCAAAATCCGAGGATATTGAAAAGCGGCGAGCACGGCCCGGAATTCTACAAGGACATGTGGAGCACCATCAAAAGCGGCAAAGTCTGGAAAGGGGAGATCATCAGCCGCAAAAAGGACGGGACCTTTTTCTATGAGGACGTGCGGATATCCCCCGTGAAAAACCCGGAGGGTGAGGTCACCAATTTCGTGGCGGTAAAGCTGGACATCACGGAAAGAAAAAAGGCGGAATGGGAAAAAGAGGACCACCTTTACCGTTTGCGGGAACTGTCCGAATACAGCAGGAACCTTATAGAAAACGCCCCTGTGGGGGCCTAG